Proteins from one Gossypium raimondii isolate GPD5lz chromosome 8, ASM2569854v1, whole genome shotgun sequence genomic window:
- the LOC105791798 gene encoding FT-interacting protein 1 yields MEKRMQSLNAQAPLLPGDHQEDYNLKDTSPQLGERWPNGGTFGGRGWMNGGDRFTSTYDLVEQMFYLYVRVVKAKELPPSSLTGSCDPYVEVKLGNYKGRTKHFDRKSNPEWNQVFAFSKDRVQSSLLEVFVKDKEMAGRDDYVRRVAFDLNEVPTRVPPDSPLAPQWYRLEDRRGEGKVRGEVMLAVWMGTQADEAFTEAWHADAASVHGEGVFNIRSKVYVSPKLWYLRVNVIEAQDVVANDRSRLPDVFVKAQIGNQVLRTKICPTRTPNPLWNEDLVFVTAEPFEEQLLITVEDRVHPSKEDVLGKISLPLNEFEKRQDHRPVNSRWFNLEKYGFGVMEGDRRKEHKFSSRIHLRVCLEGGYHVLDESTMYISDQRPTAKQLWKQPVGILEVGILGAQGLLPMKMKDGRGSTDAYCVAKYGQKWVRTRTIMETFNPRWNEQYTWEVYDPCTVITLGVFDNSHLGGNSGGGSNAGRDARIGKVRIRLSTLEAHRTYTHSYPLLVLHPHGLKKMGELQLAIRFTTLSLANMIYIYGQPLLPKMHYLHPFTVNQVDNLRYQAMNIVARRLGRAEPPLRKEVVEYMLDVDSHMWSMRRSKANFFRIMSLVSGMVAIGQWFGSVCYWKNPITSVLVHILFLILVWYPELILPTLCFYMFLVGLWNYRYRPRYPPHMDTKLSWAESVNPDELDEEFDTFPTCRPHDVIRMRYDRLRSVAGRIQTVVGDIATQGERFESLLGWRDPRATSLFIVFCVCAAVVLYATPFRVVALVGGLYYLRHPRFRSKLPSVPSSFFKRLPARTDSLL; encoded by the coding sequence ATGGAGAAACGAATGCAGTCTCTCAACGCACAAGCCCCTCTGCTGCCTGGCGATCACCAGGAGGACTATAATCTCAAGGACACCAGTCCCCAGCTGGGCGAGCGATGGCCTAACGGCGGTACTTTCGGAGGAAGAGGTTGGATGAATGGTGGTGATAGATTCACAAGCACTTACGATCTTGTGGAGCAGATGTTCTATCTTTACGTCAGGGTCGTGAAAGCTAAAGAGCTTCCTCCCAGTTCCCTAACTGGAAGCTGCGACCCTTACGTGGAAGTAAAGCTGGGGAATTACAAAGGAAGAACCAAGCACTTTGATCGGAAATCCAACCCTGAATGGAACCAAGTTTTCGCTTTCTCTAAGGACCGTGTTCAATCCTCGTTACTTGAAGTTTTTGTGAAGGATAAAGAAATGGCGGGCAGAGATGATTATGTTAGAAGGGTAGCTTTCGATTTGAACGAGGTTCCAACTAGAGTCCCACCCGACAGCCCATTGGCTCCTCAATGGTACAGATTAGAAGACAGGCGTGGTGAAGGCAAGGTGAGGGGTGAGGTGATGCTTGCGGTTTGGATGGGAACACAAGCTGATGAAGCATTTACAGAGGCATGGCACGCTGATGCTGCTTCTGTCCATGGAGAGGGTGTTTTCAACATCCGGTCCAAGGTTTATGTGTCGCCAAAGCTGTGGTACCTGAGGGTGAATGTGATTGAAGCTCAGGATGTGGTGGCTAATGATAGAAGTCGCCTCCCGGATGTGTTCGTGAAAGCACAGATAGGCAACCAAGTGCTGCGGACCAAGATATGCCCCACCCGGACGCCGAACCCGCTGTGGAATGAGGATTTGGTATTTGTCACGGCTGAGCCATTTGAGGAACAGCTTTTAATCACTGTCGAGGATCGAGTGCACCCTTCAAAGGAAGATGTATTGGGGAAGATAAGCCTTCCGCTCAACGAGTTCGAGAAGCGGCAAGACCACCGCCCAGTGAATTCTCGGTGGTTCAATCTTGAGAAGTACGGTTTTGGTGTCATGGAAGGTGATAGGAGGAAAGAACACAAGTTTTCTAGTAGGATTCATCTGAGAGTTTGTCTTGAAGGTGGATATCATGTGCTTGATGAGTCAACAATGTACATTAGTGATCAAAGGCCCACAGCAAAACAGCTTTGGAAACAACCAGTTGGGATACTAGAAGTGGGCATTTTGGGTGCACAAGGGCTGCTCCCGATGAAAATGAAGGATGGCCGAGGGAGTACAGATGCTTATTGTGTGGCTAAGTATGGCCAGAAGTGGGTCCGCACCAGAACCATTATGGAGACTTTCAATCCTAGATGGAACGAGCAATATACGTGGGAAGTTTATGATCCTTGCACGGTGATCACGCTGGGAGTTTTCGACAACAGCCACTTGGGCGGTAACAGTGGCGGTGGGAGCAATGCAGGACGAGATGCACGGATCGGAAAGGTGCGGATTCGGCTATCAACTCTAGAAGCTCATAGGACTTACACACATTCTTATCCACTCCTGGTCTTACACCCACATGGATTGAAGAAAATGGGGGAGCTACAACTGGCAATTAGATTCACTACCCTGTCACTTGCTAACATGATATACATATATGGGCAACCCTTGCTGCCTAAGATGCATTATTTACATCCATTCACAGTTAACCAGGTAGATAATCTAAGATATCAAGCCATGAATATCGTGGCAAGGCGGCTCGGTCGAGCAGAGCCGCCTTTGAGAAAAGAGGTGGTGGAATATATGTTAGATGTGGATTCCCACATGTGGAGCATGAGAAGAAGCAAAGCTAATTTCTTCCGCATTATGTCACTCGTGTCTGGCATGGTTGCCATTGGTCAATGGTTCGGCAGTGTTTGCTATTGGAAGAACCCCATCACCTCGGTCCTAGTCCATATTCTGTTTCTGATCCTCGTATGGTATCCAGAGTTGATTCTGCCGACGCTATGTTTCTACATGTTCCTAGTGGGACTATGGAACTATAGGTACCGCCCAAGGTACCCACCCCACATGGATACAAAGCTTTCATGGGCGGAGTCAGTGAATCCGGATGAGCTAGATGAAGAGTTTGACACGTTTCCGACATGTAGACCACATGACGTAATTAGAATGAGGTATGATCGGCTTCGGAGCGTTGCGGGGAGGATTCAAACTGTCgtaggtgacatagcaacacaAGGGGAGAGATTTGAGTCGCTGCTGGGGTGGAGAGATCCACGTGCCACCAGCctttttattgtgttttgtgTTTGTGCGGCAGTGGTGCTGTATGCAACCCCGTTCAGAGTGGTGGCTCTGGTTGGCGGCCTGTATTATCTGCGGCACCCCAGGTTCCGGAGCAAGCTGCCATCTGTGCCCAGCAGTTTCTTCAAACGCCTGCCGGCTCGAACTGATAGCTTACTGTGA